Within Telopea speciosissima isolate NSW1024214 ecotype Mountain lineage chromosome 8, Tspe_v1, whole genome shotgun sequence, the genomic segment TCCCAAAAGACGTTCAACTTGAGGGGATGAATTGAGCCATATTGAGTTGTACTTTGAATATCTTTCTTATTTCCTTAGTTAAGTTAAATTAgttttccttgctgccttggtaTATCTTAAATTCTCTTTGTTTGTAAGGTATTATATgtgcaatgaccgtcttacccccactcgaaCATGACGCTTGGACAGTGGAGGATCTGAATCCTTATATGTGTCTATATATAAAGCCTTCTACAATTGTAGGGAGAAAACAATAATACAATTTATTGATtttacacaaaataaaaaataatcgaAACAACTCTCAACTAACTTTATAGAAAAGGATCCAGATGACAACATATAGCATATCAAATGACAACATATTATAGCTATagttgtagagagagagagagagagaacaataaTACAACTTATCGATGGCAACATATAGCCTATCAAATGGCAACATATAGCAAAACAAATGAGAAGAGTGAGAACAAAATCCAAGGATTTGGCTGCACACAAAGTACTACATATTTATTATTGAAATGTCTACTAGTTTTCACAGCACAACACAGCACACATGGGACTGGATTTGGCTCACACAGATCATCAAAATTTTGGTGGAAAACCTAATCAAGAGTAGTAGCAGTAGACGGTACTGCCCGGTGGTGATGAGTCCGATGGCGACGGCAGCAGGAGAGCAGTAGGTAGCTAATCACGACAGCAGCGGTACATGATGAACTTCTCCATAAGGCAGGGACAATTCTCACAGTGCATCTCCCCCAGAATATTGGCGACGGTGAAGGGCAGGATGAGGTGATTGCAGTGAACCTTTATTTCCTGCTTCTTTACGTAATCAATGACTACCCCCATAAAATCATTGATGCCAGAGGATACCTTCCAAAAATCGTACTGCTTGAAGCACTCCAACATTATGTCACCCCTGGCTTTCACCAATATCTCTGATCCCTTACAGATGATTGCCCACCCTTTGTCGCTGCTCCCATCGTAGGTGAGTATGCTCCTGATCTCCTTCATTATTTGGTCCTCCTCGATTGTGTTTTTGGAGGTGATCATCATCTCCATCCTTGATTGCCACATGTAATCCAGCCGCCCCCAGAATTTGGTCACCACTTCTGGCCAGCAATTTGTGTTCAGTTTTTCATTCTTGATAACACTGTACAAATTATCCAATCGCTTCCTTTGGGTTTTCGCTCCCATGTAAACCATCTCGAATGCGGTACTTGTGGATTTCTTCGCCACCTCAGATGCCACGGCCGTGAAACTCCTGATCCAATTCATGTCTTCTCCTCCATACAGGCAAATGAATCGCCCATCATTTATCTGTTAATTAGTTACTCACTCGttaacaaaaattttaaaaaattaataaaacataTTATTATGTTGGTTAGCCTTAAATTAAGAAGTAGTGAATTATGGTGGTGAAATTTACCCAATCGAGCATGTTTGTGCCTTGGTAAATGTTTTGAAACAAGAATTTAAGTCCCCAAGTGGCTTGCTTCCAGAGCTGTACttcggtggtgatggtgatagAGAGGTCACTCCCTCCCCAGATCTTAATGTTGGTGAAGGCATTGTTGCTAACGACCTTACCCTCTGGGCCCAACACCACCAGGGTTGGATTGCCGTTGAATTGCCACACCTCCTTGATGTACTTAATCACCGCCTTGTTCATCTTATAGTTATGGTTCATCAAGTACCACGGCAAATTCTCTTCCACTAGCAGCTTCTCAAACTCTTCCCGTTTGGATTGTATAGACTCCCCTAGTGTGAGACACACCAGATCATACTGATGAGAGACTTGCTTTGTATTCTTGTACATCTCAGCCAGAATTCTGATATCTTCTTTGTTGACGTCCAACTCAGCCAATATCAGTAGTAACACATTTTTCTTCTCCAGCACTTTCACGCTAacctatttatttattattcattaattAGTACATATTACTTAGCCAAGCACTGTAGTGGTTGGAGGCGAATtggtttagagagagagagagagagagagagaaaacctgTTGGTTGGTGGAGACTTGGACAAGCGAATTCAGACCAATTTTGACGTCAAACAATTTGCTGATAATCTCTAAGTTGTTAGTTATAGTCATTCCGGAGAATATTAGCTCAATCTCATGATAATATTCAGATATTTGCTTCATCTCTGCATTATATATAGTACCACCACCATAACCACGACAGTatattagaagcaattaaaaaaaacagaggattGTTATTGCGTCAGTATCAGCCAAGACTCATACCAATACCGATTACTAATtcttaaaaattattatttttttgatagaattcttaaaaattctttaaataaggatataaaagggtttttcaaaaataaattgaaaatgatatatcattatattattatcaaaagatgttattgttttgtacatttttcgAGTACACATATGAAATGATATTAATAATCTCattaagaaaaaacaaatttgtatatatatatcatattaaaaggataaaaaagtaagattaaAATTTGTTATTTGATAACTTGAGAAgtttaaataagaaaattcctttaaaaaatcataaattataattattcaaaaaaagaaaagaaaagaaaagaaaagaaaagaaaagaacggTTTCCTTCCTTAATTCTCATTATCATTTAATCACTCACCAATGTAATTTAGGTAAGGAAGAAGTTGGTCATTAAGGTGGTCCAGACTGATAATTAGAGTCTTCCTTAATTTGGACAGCTCCTTATCCTCAGTTTTTGATAGAATGTACCTGAAAATATGAAATGGTAACAATCACTACATGCAACGAACCAGCTCAGCGGATTTGATCCTCTACGGCCGGGCAGCTTGGAGCGGTCATTGTGCGGCCCACACACAGGtaggggcgaaatgactgccctatCCACTGTCCGAGCACCCTGCCTGGGTGAAGTCCATGCCCTGCCTGTATGAGGCCGCACAATGGCAGGTCAgccatagaggatccaaatcgcCAGTGGGGGAAATGGGGACTTACTCTGTACCCAACCCAAGGAAGCCAAAGATGTGGGGAAGGCAGGCGTCGACGCTCCTGAGAGTCCAGTAAACAGAAATTTGGAGGAGAGATTGGTCGATGATCAGACCTGGCACCTTGCCGGAATAGAAGAGCTTGCAGTAACTGATAACGCACTCCGTCAGGTTAACCATAGCCTCGATAAGGGTCTTCACCGTCTCAAGGGACTTCCAAAATTTGTTGGAGtccagcaagaagaagaaaccaccgTAGGTGACGGCGAAGGCGGCCATGACCAGAACCACCTTCGATTCCCACGAGTATCCCGACAGAGTTTTGATCAGTGGCGACACTGAATTAtactcttctccttcttcagtgCATTTGCACGACAACTGCCAtgtcattaattaattaattactttttaGTACATACTAATATGTATACCTAATTATTTGAGCtcataattaaattaatttaaaaaaagggaaactaaCCTTGCAGGAGATCAGGTGTATGGTTTTAGACAATGCTTCGAAATTGGTTGGAGAGATCTTACTTTTCAAGTTATCCAGAGCATGCCCAACGATCTACACATGCGAATATGTATTTACTGATTAGTATATAATTGTACTAGATTACTAACTAACAGTTTAGTTTTAGTGTATGCAATTATTAAATTACATACAGGGCCactggtagtggtggtggagtGCTTGAGGATGTCCTTGACGAGTTCAAGAAGAGGCTCGACATCGACCACCATGGGAGGGTGATCAGCTTGGCTGGTCTCGATCAGCTTCTGCATCTCGTCGTCATCTTTGTCGCTAAAAATGCGGTGTTCATAACTTATCAGCTTCACAAAcgtctccatctcttcttcttctctctctcggcGTATCGAACGAAGTCGGAAatgaatcaaagaagaagattgtgcgAAGTGAGTTTGATTCCAAATGTGGGCAAGTAGCCCCTCTCTTTATATAGCCCTTAAAAGGGTAACAACATGTGCAGGAAATGAACATTCCCTCcactcaaagaaaaaaaaaaatttatgaaaaagGGTTTTGCGATCGGATGCTTCTTCAAATAGGAGGGCGGGGGGTTTTCCGTCATTTCGACCCTTGCATTATAATCTCTATCGCATGGTTATATCTAGTTATAGATATAACCGTGCACCATGCACGGCACTGCATATAATCTTTTCGTCATTtgttttagtttccttttccttcgcTTCACTTTACTTCACTTTACTTCATCTATATAAAGCATTAAATAAAATCCCCCGCCGGCTGCCGCCCCTTCTCCAGCGAAATCATCTTCGACTTCAGTGTCTGGTTGACTTCGGATACTGAGAAAAACGTAAGTGGAACGAACTGAGAGTGGTGTACCAATCTCCAATAAAATTCGATTTGATTATGATTGGTAGTTGATTTAAGTATTTAGATTTTAGAATTGAATTGAATGATATctgatttatttttataatgcAAAATATTAAATATAACATATTAAATGATTATCTACGTTCTTAAATTGTTATCAGAATATATATatggaatttttctcctctcagaaacctgagaggagttagattcattatatatataaaaaataaatgtagAAATTCAAAAGTCATGGTAAATCTTTTCAtatcaaaaataccctttagaAAGGAGGGAAATGATATCTAAGGATGATATCTACACCTCATGAGTGTGGACTATGCCaccactcccatgagtctatctctctcttttctatttgaaaagacacctctacccctttgttttaaggaggagagagatagacacatgggagtgctggcataggccacattcccgaacagaaaactgcttcccatatatattttgggagaatgttctctgtgccgcagtgtaggctgcacccaggcacatggacctgccactcaggggacaggatggtcattgcgcccacccccatgtgcctgggcagcatgcgctgcggcatagagaacaacgccccatatattatatattgttgaaatacatatctcatttgaccctccccagaccctgctaaatgcGAGAGCCTTGTGCACGTACTGGAtacgatttttttttaatattgttaGAATATatatctgatttttatttgaatggAGAAAAGAATGCTGGCTGGCTGCATGGTGTATGCTAGTGCCTCCTATTTATTTTTCTCCAATTTAGATCTTCTGCTGCCGTGCGGCCAGTCAGGGCGTGGACCCCACCTTTGCCCGGGTGAGGCCACACGCTGGCCGCACAACTGCCTGGCAGGGGAGGATCACGATCCATTTGTCTCCTCTCAGACACAGGATGGCGCTAGCATATGCTACCCAGCCGTACATGGAACTCAATCTCTATTTGAATACCACATAGTATTTAAATCCATATATGGCATCTGATTATGGAGATAAATATCCATGTAAGAGGATGAGAATTTAGACTAAATCCAAATATTTCCTCATTTATCTGGAATtccattttattatttatttgaataTAAAActaaagggaaaaggttctccgAGCCGCAGAGGTAAGGTATGCCAACATGTATATATTTATTTCTCCCATTtttacatgaaatgaccttttTGCTTTCATGTCTCGGTAATGTACTGATGTTGATATTTTTTAGATAATTATCCAATAATTAGAAACCGGGCTAGCATTGTGAGGGAGTATTGTCTAGGTTGAGCACTTTCTTGTGCAAGCAAGGTTTAAGGAATTGAGATTGGATCGGCCGATGATGGGATCCCAAATTCGGCCAATCTGATCCAGCAAACCTAGGTCATTTTATGGCCAATTTAGATCAATTAGGATAAGAATCAATAGCGATAAATTCCAATTTCTTGAACCATGGGTGCAAGGGGTGAACCAACTGTCAAAAGATTTGCACGGGGAGGATTCCTTATTATTTCTTCCATGCTTGACCGTTATTTGTTTCCACAATTAAGTCACTAAATTAGTTCTTCAATTTCTAGACGTAAAAAAAACTGTTCCATTATCCGAAGGGAGAggaaaacataaaaagaaaagaaatactaATAAAACCCACTAATCAGATGGTTAAGCTAATTTACAGGAAACATGCACCTTTAAATGAGTTTATTTCCCCGTTGGATAACGCAAACTCCCCGTTGTATGAACAATTACGTCCATTCCCATGAAGGCTGACAATGTTAGTGAGCTGCTggttttgaaatataaaagacatttttacccttactATATCTTGAAGGAAAACTAAAGaatatattttgaaatttactGTTCATTTTGTACAATCATTTAATACACTAATTCCCCCACATTTCTTGAAATTGTTGTTTCAACTCAAGACTTGTACTCATGATTAGCATATCATcacaatataaaataataagCACATGTTTGTCACCATTAAATTTATTATACACGCATCTATCGGCATCATTTATATAAAATCATTTGATATAATACTGAATCAAGTTTTTTATGCCATTGTTTAGGCGTTTGTTTCAAACTATACAAGGACTTAACTACTTTACAAATTTTATGTTCTTGTCCATGTACGACAAAACCTTCAGATTATCTAGTGTATATCTTCTATTCTAAATCTTGATTGTAAAATActatttttacatccatttgatttTTTCACTAAATTATAAATTGTATAAACAATAATCAAGACTCTTATGACAGCTATTCTAGCAACTGAGGAGAAAATATCAAAGTAGTCTACATTCTTTTTTTGGTCTAATACGTTTGACTACAAACAATTACAGGCTAACAATATTGCGTTAAACATGTCAAGAGACCCATCTGGTTTCAATTTATTTGGTATCCAACAGTTTGGTACCCTGTGGTAGGTCAACCATCCAACTCCTGTGTATGATTGGTTATTAGAGTCTAACTAATTTTTAATAGTCtccttttgaaaaatagaaCTTAAAGTTATCAACTCTtaataaataggagggtctttTTTAACAATCCGGATGGATGAATAGCGCATCAAAATTGttattctttccctttctttagtACAATCCGGAGTTGATCGCTCAATTGGGCTTGCCGACGGTGTCTTCAATTAAACACAAATATTATAATCCAAGTTAgtgttttcctttgtttcttaCTTCTCCTTTATTCACATCATTTTCATATAACAAGCCACTAATATTAGATTTAGATTTATCTACCTTAGGTAAGTCCTTTCTCATGGAAAATATATTCTCAAAGAATTCAGTATCTTTTGACTCAATTATAATATCAGCATAATTTCTCCACGTTTCTTGctgtgttttgattttttttaaaaaaacacttATTTTTATCCTCAACGATATCTCCCCTTTCTCTCCACAATAAGAAACGTAGAGAAATTATCTCACCTTCAAATCTCTGTGGATTTAGCGAGAGAGATatgaatttggatcctctactatagagctgcccggcaggaccgtgctgccctgACACGGGGTTGCACGCAAtatccgccttacccctgcgtAAACGCCTTGCTTGAATGGGGTTAAGGCAGTAATTGCACGTAGCCCCGTGTCTAGACAACATGATCCTACCTGGCaactcggcaatagaggatctggaaCCAAAGAGATATTGCTGAAAATAAAGATAAGgattaagaaaataaaggaaaataaaataaaataaaaaaaccagcAAGAAACGTGTGGAAGTTTACTTCCTTCAACTCCGAGGATTAATTTGTAGCGATGCAATTTAATTGCATTTATCTAATTTGTTCCTTGCCAGGTTGATGCTACCTACCCGTTAATTTCGAGGGACCTTAATTactccgtttttttttttttacagacTAATGGGTCGTAGATCGTATCATATCTATATAAGATTGCGAACCAATTGAATGCCACCACGTGTAGATAAAGTTAAAGGAATTCCAATAGAATGACACCACTTGTAGATAAAGCTTAAAGAATTCCTCTCTTGATGAAAGCAGAGAGAAGTGGTCTAGtgattttcattaaaaaaacaaaaaagcaagaAACGTGGAGAAATTTACCCACCTTCAACTCTCCGTGGATTCAGCAAGAGAGAGATATAATAGTTACCGTATTTAATTTAAGGGGTTCTTTTTTATATTGCCTTAGTTTTATGGGAGAGTCTActcaaaaattattatttttttatgggagagaaTCTTGGTATaattaaatcaattttttttattgtaaactTTAATTATACTAACCGGTTACCTATAAAAGTAGTATTAatatacaaataaaataattattgaattcaattagattttttattgtCTTATTATATCAAGGGTAAAAAACTGCCTGCGTGGAAAATGAGCCACTTACACAACcaagtagagttctttttccctaattaataatagtaaaagaaagaagatggaaggtGAGATGAAACATCACTTTCACggtttatatttttaatttgtattaatatttaagaaaaaataatcaTGAAAACATTTTACAAAACATGTCACTGGATCTGAATTTTCATCCAATAATGTTCAGATaatcacacactctctctcaaAATGGGTGTGGATTTTTTTGTTAAGTATCACTTTCGTCTACAATCAAACACCATGAATCCAATAGAAATATATAGGCTGAAAGACATCATCTGTTGGTGCATCAAAAACACCTAAATGCCTTACTGcaatgataaggacactttaggTCTGGAGACTAGTCGATAAACTATTGATGGTAATCTTGTACTCAAACAGTTAATTGTACTCCATTCAATGTTCTCATATGATCAAATCCAATATACACTCAATATGTACACTCATATTTGTGTCTTCAACTCAACATTCGTGAGTATACATAATATAATGATTATATGAACAAAATGCCCAACTATGTTTTTCGTCGTGAAAATATTTAAGATAAAGACATGAACAACCATAGCTCATTAAATGTCATCCAATTATAATCATTAgtattattgtattgtatcaTATACTATAAACATTTGTATGACAAATACCATGATTTTGATTGCAGCATGA encodes:
- the LOC122672053 gene encoding protein SIEVE ELEMENT OCCLUSION A-like, coding for METFVKLISYEHRIFSDKDDDEMQKLIETSQADHPPMVVDVEPLLELVKDILKHSTTTTSGPIVGHALDNLKSKISPTNFEALSKTIHLISCKLSCKCTEEGEEYNSVSPLIKTLSGYSWESKVVLVMAAFAVTYGGFFFLLDSNKFWKSLETVKTLIEAMVNLTECVISYCKLFYSGKVPGLIIDQSLLQISVYWTLRSVDACLPHIFGFLGLGTEYILSKTEDKELSKLRKTLIISLDHLNDQLLPYLNYIEMKQISEYYHEIELIFSGMTITNNLEIISKLFDVKIGLNSLVQVSTNQQVSVKVLEKKNVLLLILAELDVNKEDIRILAEMYKNTKQVSHQYDLVCLTLGESIQSKREEFEKLLVEENLPWYLMNHNYKMNKAVIKYIKEVWQFNGNPTLVVLGPEGKVVSNNAFTNIKIWGGSDLSITITTEVQLWKQATWGLKFLFQNIYQGTNMLDWINDGRFICLYGGEDMNWIRSFTAVASEVAKKSTSTAFEMVYMGAKTQRKRLDNLYSVIKNEKLNTNCWPEVVTKFWGRLDYMWQSRMEMMITSKNTIEEDQIMKEIRSILTYDGSSDKGWAIICKGSEILVKARGDIMLECFKQYDFWKVSSGINDFMGVVIDYVKKQEIKVHCNHLILPFTVANILGEMHCENCPCLMEKFIMYRCCRD